A stretch of Kaistella flava (ex Peng et al. 2021) DNA encodes these proteins:
- a CDS encoding NAD(P)/FAD-dependent oxidoreductase — translation MEAREKIVIIGGGFAGLQFAKSLNNKRKKVIVIDKVNHHMFQPLFYQVACGRIEPSNISFPFRKIFQRSRNIQFRLTEVQQIIPEENKIVTAEAEFTYDKLVIATGCKTNFFGNAKMEHLTFGMKNTQEAIAIRNHVLLTFERLIIEKKRSDDGNWNIVIVGSGPTGVELAGAFAEMKKDILPRDYPHMNFSDLKIILISSTEMPLGVMSEEAQQKSEEYLKELGVIFMKGEMVTDYDGDKVFMKSGNTIPSNNVIWAAGVTGNIIDGLNPEIIIRNRFKTDRYNRILGYENIFAIGDISYMETPLYPAGHPQVANVAINQGKNLAKNILLNSGKEWKEYEYKDQGSLATIGKHRAVVDLPNFKFQGVLAWYFWMFLHLMLILSVRNKLAVFFNWMWSYINRDSSLRLIIIPNKKNNTEQ, via the coding sequence ATGGAAGCACGCGAAAAAATAGTAATTATTGGTGGTGGTTTTGCCGGCTTACAGTTTGCGAAATCCCTTAATAATAAAAGGAAAAAAGTGATTGTCATCGACAAAGTGAACCATCATATGTTTCAGCCACTTTTCTATCAAGTTGCTTGTGGGCGAATTGAGCCAAGTAATATCTCATTTCCTTTCAGGAAAATTTTCCAGCGCTCGCGTAATATTCAATTTCGCTTAACCGAAGTACAACAAATTATTCCTGAGGAAAATAAAATCGTCACGGCAGAAGCAGAATTCACTTATGATAAATTGGTAATTGCCACAGGTTGTAAAACCAATTTCTTTGGTAATGCTAAAATGGAGCATTTGACTTTTGGAATGAAAAATACGCAGGAAGCGATTGCTATTAGGAATCACGTTCTGTTGACTTTTGAGCGATTAATTATCGAAAAAAAACGAAGCGATGATGGAAACTGGAATATCGTTATCGTAGGAAGCGGACCCACTGGAGTAGAGTTGGCAGGTGCTTTCGCGGAGATGAAGAAAGATATTTTGCCACGTGATTATCCACACATGAATTTTAGTGATTTAAAAATTATTTTAATAAGTTCTACAGAAATGCCGTTGGGCGTTATGAGTGAAGAAGCTCAACAAAAATCTGAAGAGTATTTAAAAGAGTTGGGTGTCATTTTTATGAAAGGAGAAATGGTGACCGATTACGATGGTGATAAGGTTTTCATGAAAAGTGGAAATACAATTCCATCTAATAATGTGATTTGGGCAGCCGGAGTTACCGGTAATATTATCGATGGTTTAAATCCTGAAATAATCATCAGAAATAGATTCAAAACAGATCGCTATAATCGGATTCTTGGTTATGAAAATATTTTCGCGATTGGCGATATTTCCTATATGGAAACGCCATTATATCCTGCTGGTCATCCTCAGGTTGCGAATGTCGCTATTAATCAGGGAAAAAATTTAGCAAAAAATATTCTTTTAAATTCTGGCAAAGAATGGAAAGAATATGAATATAAAGATCAGGGAAGTTTAGCAACGATAGGAAAACATCGAGCTGTAGTTGATTTGCCCAATTTCAAATTCCAAGGTGTACTGGCCTGGTATTTTTGGATGTTTTTGCACTTGATGCTTATTTTAAGTGTGCGAAATAAACTGGCAGTTTTCTTCAACTGGATGTGGAGTTATATTAACAGAGATTCTTCATTAAGGTTAATAATTATTCCTAATAAAAAGAACAATACGGAACAATGA
- the trmD gene encoding tRNA (guanosine(37)-N1)-methyltransferase TrmD: MRIDIISVLPELMESPFQTSILKRAVQKGLAEVHFHQLRDWSIGKHKQIDDEPYGGGAGMVMMIEPIDKCISELKSQRDYDEIIYLTPDGETLTQKIANTLSIKKNLIFLCGHYKGIDQRVRDLHITKEISIGDYVLTGGELAACVLADSIIRLLPGVLNDEQSALTDSFQDNLLSPPIYTRPSEYKGLVVPEILLSGNSKKIEEWLHDEAMRITLEKRPDILD, translated from the coding sequence ATGAGAATAGATATTATAAGTGTTTTACCAGAATTAATGGAAAGTCCTTTCCAAACTTCAATTCTGAAAAGAGCAGTGCAGAAAGGTTTGGCAGAAGTGCACTTTCATCAATTACGAGACTGGAGCATCGGAAAACACAAGCAGATTGATGATGAGCCTTATGGAGGTGGCGCAGGAATGGTGATGATGATTGAGCCGATTGATAAATGTATTTCTGAATTGAAAAGTCAGCGCGACTACGACGAAATTATTTACCTCACGCCCGATGGAGAAACATTAACTCAAAAGATTGCCAACACGCTTTCGATTAAGAAAAATCTTATTTTCCTTTGTGGTCATTATAAAGGAATTGATCAGCGAGTTCGGGACTTGCATATCACAAAAGAGATTTCGATCGGCGATTATGTACTTACAGGTGGTGAATTAGCCGCATGTGTTTTAGCAGATTCGATCATTCGACTATTGCCTGGCGTTCTAAATGATGAACAATCAGCCTTGACCGATAGTTTTCAGGATAATCTTCTGTCGCCGCCGATCTATACAAGACCTTCTGAATATAAAGGTTTAGTAGTTCCCGAAATTTTGTTAAGTGGCAATTCAAAGAAAATTGAAGAATGGCTACACGATGAAGCAATGAGAATAACTCTAGAAAAAAGACCAGATATTTTAGATTAA
- a CDS encoding endonuclease → MGNKDEKELIAFYNVENLFSPDAPSIHKLDPTASGLNNWDERKYQNKLFKIAQVFQLILESEESLPMLIGISEVQGKKPLEELVKLDPFNSNYGIVHYESMDERGVDVALLYDKSKIEIISSEPISYLFAVENEHSEYYDTTRDVLFSKVKYLNVIMNVFVLHLPSKREKDVNKPKREYILKDLHKKVSELISSTGEAVIMCGDFNENPDEEMIANFIYDNDFNKILVNPSAELFKNEKFSTFHYKSGLLFDQMILSNNFFNSNYPLLFKEAKVFNHEKLSNWDKNFAGRPFRTYAGSRYLGGYSDHFPILTVLLKNQ, encoded by the coding sequence ATGGGAAATAAAGATGAAAAAGAATTAATTGCTTTCTATAATGTAGAAAACTTATTTAGTCCGGATGCTCCAAGCATTCATAAACTAGATCCTACAGCGTCTGGCTTGAATAATTGGGACGAAAGAAAATACCAAAATAAACTTTTTAAAATCGCGCAGGTTTTTCAATTGATATTGGAAAGCGAAGAATCATTGCCGATGTTAATTGGCATTTCCGAAGTTCAGGGTAAAAAGCCATTGGAAGAATTGGTGAAATTAGATCCATTCAATTCCAATTACGGAATCGTGCATTACGAGTCGATGGATGAGAGAGGAGTAGATGTAGCACTTTTGTACGATAAAAGTAAAATCGAAATTATTTCTTCCGAACCGATTTCCTATCTCTTCGCTGTCGAAAATGAACATTCAGAATACTATGACACGACACGAGATGTTTTGTTTTCTAAAGTAAAATATCTGAACGTAATTATGAATGTCTTCGTTTTACATCTGCCATCGAAAAGAGAAAAAGATGTCAATAAACCTAAGCGCGAATATATTCTCAAAGACTTGCATAAAAAAGTTTCAGAATTAATTTCCAGCACGGGAGAAGCGGTAATCATGTGCGGTGATTTCAATGAAAATCCTGATGAGGAAATGATAGCTAATTTCATTTATGATAATGATTTTAATAAAATTTTAGTTAATCCTTCCGCCGAATTATTTAAAAATGAAAAATTTTCTACATTTCATTACAAAAGTGGCTTACTTTTTGACCAAATGATTTTGTCTAATAACTTTTTTAATTCCAATTATCCACTTCTATTTAAAGAGGCAAAAGTTTTCAATCATGAAAAACTAAGCAATTGGGATAAGAATTTTGCTGGACGTCCTTTCAGAACATACGCTGGTTCCCGATATTTAGGAGGTTATAGCGATCACTTTCCTATATTGACGGTATTATTAAAAAACCAGTAA
- a CDS encoding Lrp/AsnC ligand binding domain-containing protein: MKNAINAEYHLDKIDKEIIYMLMDNAKTSLAHISKNVGISTTAVHQRIKKLEQAGVIENSISFLNPRKIGFKVVSFIGVFLEQPSHYHDAIKALNEINEVVEAHYTTGNYTIFLKVLCRDNDHLMEILNKIQKLKGVTRTETFISLEQSISRQLKV; this comes from the coding sequence ATGAAAAATGCAATTAATGCCGAATATCATTTAGATAAGATAGATAAAGAGATTATCTATATGTTGATGGATAATGCGAAAACCTCTTTGGCTCACATTTCCAAAAACGTAGGAATTTCTACTACAGCGGTACACCAAAGAATCAAGAAGTTAGAGCAGGCGGGCGTTATAGAGAATTCAATCTCTTTTCTTAATCCCCGAAAAATAGGTTTCAAAGTAGTATCATTTATTGGGGTGTTTTTGGAACAGCCTAGTCATTATCACGATGCAATTAAAGCGCTCAATGAAATTAACGAAGTTGTAGAAGCGCATTATACCACAGGAAATTACACCATATTTCTAAAGGTTTTATGCCGAGATAATGATCACTTAATGGAAATTCTTAACAAGATTCAAAAATTAAAAGGAGTTACAAGAACAGAAACTTTCATCTCTTTAGAACAAAGTATTAGCAGACAACTTAAAGTATAA
- the deoC gene encoding deoxyribose-phosphate aldolase encodes MQKTLEKNHTIPMQNHSEVRNEGLPFNTKYFDAININRSAVEKRVATLGGRRSVKKEFQAAWLLKAISMIDLTTLAGDDTRGNVMRLCEKAKNPVRADVLQILGMENANLTTGAVCVYHNLIPFAKEALKGTSIPIAAVSTGFPAGKISLEDKITEIKKSVAAGATEIDIVISRDLVLESKWQELYDEIKLCRQACGDAHMKTILATGEIPTYTKVAKASWVAMMAGSDFIKTSTGKESVNATLAVSLVMIRCIRDYYELTGVKIGYKPAGGIQKAKQALDYLILLKEELGNDWLTPNLFRFGASSLLGDIERQLEHYVTGRYSAGFRHPMA; translated from the coding sequence ATGCAAAAGACATTAGAAAAAAATCATACAATTCCTATGCAAAATCACAGTGAAGTGCGCAATGAAGGATTGCCTTTTAATACCAAATATTTTGATGCAATCAATATTAATCGCAGTGCAGTTGAAAAACGCGTCGCCACTTTAGGCGGACGTAGAAGCGTAAAAAAAGAATTTCAGGCAGCTTGGTTGCTCAAAGCAATTTCAATGATTGACCTGACCACTTTGGCCGGAGACGACACCCGCGGAAACGTGATGCGTTTATGTGAAAAGGCGAAAAATCCCGTTCGTGCAGATGTTTTACAAATCTTAGGAATGGAAAATGCCAATTTGACGACAGGAGCAGTTTGTGTTTATCACAACTTAATTCCCTTTGCCAAAGAAGCTTTAAAAGGAACTTCAATTCCTATCGCTGCAGTTTCTACAGGATTTCCTGCAGGTAAAATTTCCCTTGAAGATAAGATTACAGAGATCAAAAAATCCGTCGCAGCCGGAGCAACTGAAATCGATATTGTAATTTCCCGTGATTTGGTTTTAGAATCAAAATGGCAGGAACTATACGACGAAATAAAATTGTGTCGACAAGCTTGTGGCGATGCTCATATGAAAACCATTCTCGCAACAGGCGAAATTCCAACCTACACCAAAGTAGCAAAAGCGTCTTGGGTTGCAATGATGGCCGGTTCAGATTTTATCAAAACCTCTACTGGGAAAGAATCGGTGAACGCAACTTTAGCGGTGAGTTTGGTGATGATCCGTTGCATTCGCGATTATTACGAATTAACCGGAGTAAAAATAGGTTACAAACCAGCTGGCGGAATTCAAAAAGCAAAACAAGCGCTCGATTATTTGATCTTATTAAAAGAAGAATTAGGCAACGACTGGTTAACTCCAAACTTGTTCAGATTCGGTGCAAGTTCTCTATTAGGCGACATCGAGCGACAATTAGAACATTACGTAACCGGAAGATACAGCGCAGGATTCAGACATCCGATGGCGTAA
- a CDS encoding aldehyde dehydrogenase family protein, with protein sequence MEIKEIYDTMVYGPAPESAAAAVEFLENHNRSFDLFIGGEWVKPNAKKYMDSNNPSNKEFLAKIAEADETDVDKAVKAANKALPEWVAIGGFERAKYLYAIARQIQKHSRLFAVLETLDNGKPIRETRDIDIPIVARHFYHHAGWAKLMDTEFRDYQEVGVVGQIIPWNFPLMMLSWKVAPALAMGNTVVLKPAEYTSLTALLFAEICEKIGLPKGVINIVTGRGTVAGNALVNHKDIQKVAFTGSTKVGKILRTNIAGTGKKISLELGGKSPFIVFEDADLDSAVEGIVDAIWFNQGQVCCAGSRLLIQESVSQVFYKKLRARMETLRIGDPMDKVVDMGSIVDPIQLKTIKDMVQIGIDEGCTIYQPKNGLPENGWFYPPTLFTDVPTSAVIAQEEIFGPVLVAMTFRSHSEAVALANNTRYGLASSVWTENINLALDTAPKIKAGSVWINCTNQFDAAAGFGGYRESGFGREGGKEGLHEYMKPRVEAEFTSKPILPKTEKPKDAKKVKNTLAEIDRTTKMYVGGKQARPDGGYSTEIKNAFGEYIGEVSEGNRKDIRNAVEAAHAEKSWGGMTGHARAQVLYYIAENLAIRSEEFAERIVEMTNQSLESAQDEVEKSIERIYTYAAYADKYDGAAHSTVQRMVTLAMPEAIGVMAIICPDENPLLGFISTVIPAIAMGNRVVVIPSEKHPFSATDFYQILETSDVPAGTVNIITGPKEELANELAKHYNVEGIWYFGTAEGSRNIELLSTDSMKRSWVNFGKYRNWLNPKHGEGQEFLRHATEIKNIWIPYGA encoded by the coding sequence ATGGAAATCAAAGAAATATACGACACCATGGTTTACGGTCCCGCTCCAGAAAGTGCAGCTGCTGCTGTGGAATTTTTAGAAAATCATAACCGAAGTTTCGACTTATTTATTGGAGGAGAATGGGTAAAACCAAACGCTAAGAAATACATGGATTCCAACAATCCTTCTAATAAAGAGTTTTTAGCAAAAATTGCCGAAGCCGACGAAACCGATGTTGACAAAGCAGTGAAAGCTGCCAACAAAGCATTACCGGAATGGGTTGCAATCGGTGGATTCGAACGTGCAAAATATTTATATGCGATTGCAAGACAAATTCAGAAACACTCAAGATTGTTTGCAGTTCTTGAAACTTTAGACAACGGAAAACCAATTCGCGAAACCCGTGATATCGATATTCCAATTGTTGCCAGACATTTCTATCATCATGCAGGTTGGGCAAAATTGATGGATACCGAATTCAGAGATTATCAGGAAGTCGGCGTTGTCGGACAAATCATTCCGTGGAATTTTCCCTTAATGATGCTTTCTTGGAAAGTCGCTCCAGCTTTGGCCATGGGAAATACCGTCGTTTTAAAACCCGCAGAATATACGTCTTTAACGGCTTTGCTTTTTGCAGAAATCTGTGAGAAAATCGGATTGCCAAAAGGAGTTATCAATATTGTAACCGGTCGCGGAACCGTTGCCGGAAATGCTTTGGTTAATCATAAAGATATTCAGAAAGTTGCTTTCACAGGTTCTACTAAAGTTGGTAAAATCTTAAGAACAAATATTGCCGGAACAGGCAAAAAAATATCATTAGAATTAGGAGGGAAATCTCCTTTCATCGTTTTTGAAGATGCCGATTTAGATTCTGCAGTTGAAGGAATTGTTGATGCGATCTGGTTCAATCAGGGACAGGTTTGTTGCGCAGGTTCTCGACTTTTAATTCAGGAATCAGTTTCACAAGTTTTCTACAAAAAACTTCGCGCAAGAATGGAAACCTTACGTATCGGCGATCCAATGGACAAAGTAGTTGATATGGGTTCTATTGTAGATCCAATTCAATTGAAAACCATTAAAGATATGGTTCAAATTGGAATCGATGAAGGTTGTACGATTTATCAACCGAAAAATGGACTTCCAGAAAATGGATGGTTTTATCCACCCACTTTATTTACCGATGTTCCAACAAGCGCAGTAATTGCGCAGGAAGAAATTTTCGGACCGGTTTTAGTCGCCATGACTTTCCGTTCGCATTCTGAAGCCGTTGCTTTGGCGAATAATACAAGATACGGTTTGGCTTCAAGCGTCTGGACAGAAAATATCAATTTGGCTTTAGATACCGCACCGAAAATTAAAGCCGGAAGCGTTTGGATCAATTGTACGAATCAGTTTGATGCTGCGGCAGGGTTTGGTGGTTACAGAGAATCAGGTTTCGGTAGAGAAGGAGGAAAAGAAGGTTTGCATGAATACATGAAACCAAGAGTGGAAGCAGAATTTACTTCAAAACCAATTTTGCCGAAAACTGAAAAACCGAAAGATGCTAAAAAAGTAAAAAACACTTTAGCAGAAATCGACCGTACTACAAAGATGTACGTTGGTGGAAAACAAGCTCGTCCGGATGGAGGTTACAGTACGGAAATCAAAAACGCGTTTGGTGAATATATTGGTGAAGTTTCAGAAGGAAACAGAAAAGATATTAGAAATGCAGTTGAAGCAGCACACGCAGAAAAATCATGGGGCGGAATGACTGGTCATGCACGAGCGCAAGTTCTATATTATATCGCAGAAAATTTAGCAATTCGTTCAGAAGAATTTGCAGAAAGAATTGTTGAAATGACGAATCAATCTTTAGAATCTGCACAAGATGAGGTTGAGAAATCAATTGAAAGAATTTATACCTATGCGGCTTACGCTGACAAGTACGATGGAGCAGCGCATTCTACCGTTCAAAGAATGGTAACTTTAGCAATGCCGGAAGCAATTGGAGTAATGGCGATTATTTGCCCGGATGAAAATCCGTTGTTAGGATTTATTTCTACCGTAATTCCAGCGATTGCGATGGGAAATAGAGTAGTGGTCATTCCATCTGAAAAACATCCTTTCTCAGCAACGGATTTCTATCAGATTTTAGAAACATCAGATGTTCCTGCTGGAACCGTAAATATCATTACTGGTCCAAAAGAAGAATTAGCCAACGAACTCGCCAAACATTATAATGTTGAAGGAATTTGGTATTTCGGAACTGCAGAAGGAAGTAGAAATATCGAATTATTATCCACCGATTCTATGAAACGTTCTTGGGTGAATTTCGGTAAATATAGAAACTGGTTGAATCCAAAACATGGTGAAGGTCAGGAATTCTTAAGACATGCAACAGAAATTAAAAACATCTGGATTCCATACGGAGCATAG
- a CDS encoding PorV/PorQ family protein, with the protein MRKLFFAALITSGVFSEAQIVRKYSNEFLNIGAGARGLAMGGAVISNQGDVYSPMWNPAGLNGIDRDWQGAAMHAEYFESIAKYDYIAYAKPLDNDGGVFAISIVRLGVDNILNTTQLIDPEGNIDYDKITSFSQSDYAALLSYAFHPGGNQKLDVGVNAKLVYRNVGKFASGYGFGFDLGAIYHSDNGWNYGAVMKDITTTVNFWTVNQKELSAVVNGEEFNPAPKDKMEITMPKLNFGMSRNFEINRDLELMPEAGINIDFAKTAAVISTDFASITPYAGAELKFQDMIFVRVGLNRFQTITDIENLKRKVSFQPSAGIGVKYQGLTLDYAITNSGIGGSNFYSNFFSLKLDMGDFRN; encoded by the coding sequence ATGAGAAAATTATTCTTCGCCGCTTTAATAACTTCAGGAGTTTTTTCTGAAGCTCAAATCGTGCGGAAATATTCCAACGAATTTCTGAACATCGGAGCTGGTGCGAGAGGTCTTGCAATGGGCGGCGCAGTGATTTCTAATCAAGGTGACGTGTATTCGCCAATGTGGAATCCGGCAGGATTAAACGGGATTGATCGTGATTGGCAAGGCGCGGCAATGCATGCTGAATATTTTGAATCAATTGCGAAATACGACTATATCGCGTACGCAAAACCTTTGGATAATGATGGAGGTGTTTTTGCAATTTCCATCGTTCGTCTTGGAGTTGATAATATTTTAAATACTACGCAATTAATTGATCCTGAAGGAAATATTGATTACGACAAAATCACCAGTTTTTCACAATCCGATTATGCAGCGTTACTTTCTTATGCGTTTCATCCAGGCGGGAATCAAAAATTAGATGTTGGTGTTAATGCAAAATTAGTTTACAGAAATGTTGGGAAATTTGCAAGTGGTTACGGTTTCGGTTTTGACTTAGGAGCAATTTATCATTCGGATAATGGCTGGAATTACGGTGCAGTAATGAAAGATATTACAACTACGGTAAACTTCTGGACCGTTAATCAGAAAGAACTTTCTGCCGTGGTGAATGGCGAGGAATTTAATCCCGCACCAAAAGATAAAATGGAAATCACAATGCCGAAATTGAATTTTGGAATGAGTCGTAATTTTGAAATTAACCGTGATTTAGAATTAATGCCTGAAGCCGGAATCAACATTGATTTTGCGAAAACAGCTGCGGTTATTTCTACGGACTTTGCGAGTATTACGCCTTACGCAGGAGCTGAACTCAAATTTCAGGATATGATTTTTGTAAGAGTGGGTCTTAATAGATTTCAAACGATTACCGATATCGAGAATTTAAAACGTAAAGTTTCTTTCCAACCAAGTGCCGGAATCGGTGTTAAATACCAAGGCTTGACTTTGGATTACGCGATTACCAATTCAGGAATTGGTGGCTCTAATTTCTACTCTAATTTCTTTTCTTTGAAATTGGATATGGGAGATTTCAGAAATTAA
- a CDS encoding DMT family transporter — protein MVKKSALFRLHIIVFLWGFTAILGKLITANAQILTFYRMLFAALFLFIFIRFFKKESIKISKKLFIQLSLIGGFMAFHWLCFFYAIKVSNVSIALSCLSLSTLFASILEPIIFKRKIDISEVVMGVVIVICMGLIFKTEFQYKEGIFYGILTALFGTVFSVFNGKIFGKTSSGNIIFYEIFSGFLILTAFFLLTGQIFQLNEISTHDLTLVIILASVFTAFPMLESVNLMKYISPFTLILTVNLEPVYGIILAFFIFGESEQMSPIFYGASLIMISAIIVNGVLKSRKNTAAKKLQD, from the coding sequence GTGGTAAAAAAATCTGCACTTTTTCGACTTCACATTATTGTTTTTCTTTGGGGATTTACCGCAATTTTAGGAAAACTCATTACGGCCAACGCACAAATATTGACCTTTTATCGTATGCTTTTTGCGGCGCTGTTTTTATTTATTTTCATCCGCTTCTTCAAAAAAGAAAGCATTAAAATTTCTAAAAAACTTTTCATTCAACTTTCTCTTATTGGCGGATTTATGGCCTTTCACTGGTTATGTTTCTTTTATGCCATCAAAGTTTCTAACGTTTCGATTGCCTTAAGTTGTTTGTCGCTTTCTACTTTATTTGCGTCGATTCTAGAACCGATTATTTTTAAAAGGAAAATTGATATCTCCGAAGTCGTCATGGGAGTGGTCATCGTGATTTGTATGGGCTTAATTTTTAAAACTGAATTTCAATATAAAGAAGGAATATTTTACGGTATTCTTACCGCTCTTTTCGGAACTGTATTTTCTGTTTTTAATGGAAAGATATTTGGTAAAACGAGTTCTGGAAATATTATTTTCTATGAAATATTTTCGGGTTTCCTAATCCTGACGGCATTTTTCCTATTGACCGGGCAAATTTTTCAGTTGAATGAAATAAGCACGCATGATTTGACGTTAGTTATCATATTAGCAAGTGTATTTACGGCTTTCCCAATGTTGGAATCGGTTAATTTGATGAAGTATATTTCACCATTTACCTTAATTCTAACTGTGAATTTAGAGCCAGTTTATGGGATTATCCTGGCTTTCTTTATTTTTGGAGAATCTGAACAAATGAGCCCGATTTTTTATGGTGCTTCTTTAATTATGATTTCAGCAATTATTGTTAATGGAGTATTGAAATCACGAAAAAACACAGCTGCAAAAAAACTACAGGATTGA
- a CDS encoding acyl-CoA carboxylase subunit beta — protein MDLEFNKREDQNKLKLGAINSLLSEIKKGGGEKRLQKQRDEGKLTARERIDYLLDKNADSIEIGAFAGYEMYEAEGGCPSAGVVVKMGYVSGKQCLIVANDATVKAGAWFPITAKKNLRAQEISMENKLPIIYLVDSAGVYLPMQDEIFPDKEHFGRIFRNNAKMSSMGIIQISAVMGSCVAGGAYLPIMSDEAMIVDKTGSIFLAGSYLVKAAIGETIDNESLGGATMHCEVSGVTDYKAKDDKDALDRIKNIMKSIGDYEKAGFDRTESFPPKQKIEDIFGHMPVSRSEQYDTFDIIKSLVDNSEFEEYKGDYGKTIICGTARIDGWSVGIVANQRKLVKNGKGEMQFGGVIYSDSADKSTRFIANCNQRKIPLLFLQDVTGFMVGSKSEQGGIIKDGAKMVNAVSNSVVPKFTVITGNSYGAGNYAMCGKAYDPRLIVAWPWAELAVMGGSQAAKVLAQIQTSTLKKQGKEISAEEEQEILKTISERYQKQTEPTYAAARLWTDAIINPVDTRKWISMGIEAANHAPITEKFNLGVIQV, from the coding sequence ATGGATTTAGAATTTAACAAAAGAGAAGATCAAAATAAATTAAAACTTGGCGCGATTAACAGTCTGCTTTCTGAAATTAAAAAAGGAGGTGGCGAAAAGCGGTTGCAAAAACAAAGAGATGAAGGCAAGTTAACCGCACGCGAACGAATCGATTATCTTCTTGATAAAAATGCAGATTCTATTGAAATTGGCGCTTTTGCCGGATATGAAATGTACGAAGCCGAAGGTGGTTGCCCGAGTGCAGGAGTTGTAGTGAAGATGGGTTACGTTTCTGGAAAGCAATGTTTGATTGTTGCTAATGATGCTACTGTAAAAGCTGGAGCTTGGTTTCCGATTACGGCTAAAAAGAATCTTCGTGCTCAAGAGATTTCAATGGAAAATAAATTACCAATTATTTATTTAGTTGATTCCGCTGGAGTTTATTTGCCGATGCAAGATGAGATTTTTCCGGATAAAGAACACTTCGGGCGTATTTTCCGTAACAATGCAAAAATGAGTTCCATGGGAATTATTCAGATTTCTGCGGTCATGGGAAGTTGCGTTGCTGGTGGTGCTTACTTGCCAATTATGAGTGATGAAGCGATGATTGTCGATAAAACAGGTTCTATCTTTTTAGCCGGAAGTTATTTGGTAAAAGCCGCTATTGGCGAAACCATTGATAATGAAAGTTTGGGAGGTGCAACGATGCATTGCGAAGTTTCTGGCGTGACTGATTATAAAGCGAAAGATGATAAAGATGCGCTAGACAGAATTAAAAATATTATGAAATCAATCGGCGATTATGAAAAAGCCGGTTTCGACAGAACTGAAAGTTTTCCACCAAAACAAAAAATAGAAGATATTTTCGGACACATGCCAGTTTCAAGATCGGAGCAATATGATACTTTTGATATTATTAAATCTTTGGTCGATAATTCAGAATTCGAAGAATATAAAGGAGATTATGGTAAAACGATTATTTGTGGTACGGCCAGAATTGATGGTTGGAGCGTAGGAATTGTAGCTAATCAAAGAAAATTAGTGAAAAACGGAAAAGGAGAGATGCAGTTTGGTGGCGTTATTTATTCTGACTCTGCAGACAAGTCAACTCGATTTATTGCCAATTGTAATCAAAGAAAAATTCCATTATTATTCTTACAGGACGTTACTGGATTTATGGTAGGTTCAAAATCTGAACAAGGTGGAATCATCAAAGACGGAGCGAAAATGGTCAACGCCGTTTCGAATTCTGTCGTTCCTAAATTTACTGTTATTACAGGGAATTCTTATGGTGCTGGAAATTATGCAATGTGTGGAAAAGCATATGATCCAAGATTAATTGTTGCGTGGCCATGGGCAGAACTTGCGGTAATGGGTGGAAGTCAGGCTGCTAAAGTTTTGGCGCAAATTCAAACTTCAACTTTAAAGAAACAAGGAAAAGAAATTTCGGCAGAAGAAGAGCAGGAAATTTTGAAAACTATTTCAGAAAGATATCAGAAACAAACCGAACCTACTTACGCTGCGGCAAGATTATGGACGGATGCTATCATCAATCCTGTGGATACCAGAAAATGGATTTCAATGGGAATTGAAGCGGCGAATCATGCTCCGATTACAGAGAAATTTAATTTAGGCGTGATTCAGGTTTAA